TCTGAAAACGGAAGTTCTTTTATCAGAAAGCTTCACATCCAAACCTAATCCATATTTCCATGTATGATCTTTGAATCCGTAACCAAAATAACCGTCAGGAGAAAAGGTTTTGTTGAAGTTTTCATTTAATTTCAGGCCTGCTCCCAAACGTATCCCTTGATATTTGTCATAGCTGAAAAGCTTGGTAATATCAAAATCAATCATTTTATAGCGGATATTTCCCCGCATTAACTGGGTTAAAGTGTTCAGTTTTTTCTCAAAATCATTCTTCTGAACGAAGCTGTCAATTTTGGTGTATGTAGCACTTTCTCTTGCGGTAAGGCTGTCTGTTCTGTATTTATCCAGAAGACTTCCGTCGGAATTTTTCATTTCCAGTGAGTAGCCTTTGAATTCAGAGGCTTTTTGTTCAGCATTAATATCGAAATCAAAGAAACGGTTTTTAACATAGAGATAGTTTCCAAATTTCTTTTGATTATACTTAGGCTTCTCTCCAGGCTTTAAACTGTCTTTTTTTGAAGTATCAAAACTCTGGTCACCCATTTTTAACTTAATATCTTCAGAATCTAAAAACCATTTTCCGTTGATAGGTTTCCAGACGGAAACAATATTTCCTTCGTTCTGTTTTTTATTTATACTTTCAAATTTCTTTAGAGCATAGGTTTCAGAATCGATATAGATTTTCCCATTGAATTTTCTTGGGTTTTGTTTCTTTTTGTCTGTAATTTCCTTGAACTTGATGAGATACGTTTTTCTTCCGTCAAGCTGTAATGTGTCGGAAAGATAGAAGTTGAACAACTTTCTGTTTTCAGGTCTCAATTGCCTTGGAATTCGGTCTAAATTGGAAATGTTAATCGCTAAAGCTTCGTAAATTGGGTTTTTAAAACCGGACATTCTGTTGTCGATAATATTCGTTTTTTCACCAAAGCTTTTTGAATATTTGTATTCGGTCGCTTTTTCCCAAAGAAACATCTGGCTTTCTTCCGAAGCACTGATGAAATCTTCTGCAATCAAAGAATCTTTTTTATCCTTTTCTTTTTGTTTCAAATCTTTCTTGTCGACTTTTGAAAGAGAATCTTTTCTGACCGCTAAGAAATTTTTATAGGCATCAATTGAGTCTTTGTCTACATCAATAGAAAATTTTGAATATGATTTAAAATTATATGAATCCAAAGATTTCGGAGAATTCTCTTTGGCTCTTTTATTTACCTCATCCAAAATCCTTAATGCTTTAGGGTCACTTTTGTCACTGATAATCACTTTATCAATATTATCCATTTTTTCAGACAAAGGCTGCATAGAAATTTCCATTGATTTTTTTACATCTGCTGAAACATCTTCATAATTACTGGCCAGAATTTCAACCTTTTTACATTTTGTTTTTAATGATAAATTTCCGTTAAAATCTGTTTTTCCTAAAAGCTCATCATCACAATATACCGCTGCATTATGAATGGGCTGCTTATTGGATTTGTTGATTACTTTGAGCTGAGTCTGCCCAAAAAAGAATACTGTGGAAAATAGAAATAGAGTAGATAAAAGTTTTGACATTAGCTTTTTTATATATAAGACAAAACTATTGATAAGAAAGTTACAAAAGAATGCAAAAAAATATAATCTTTTGTTAAAAATAAAAACCACTGTATTCGAATAGGATACAGTGGTTTTATTTATTTTTTAATTCCCTAGATAATGAGAAATAAAATTTTATTTTATATTTTCTTAAATCTTTTTAACAAGATATTAAATGCTCAATGCCTTCTGATAAGCATTTTCCAAACCATCAAGATTTTTTCCTCCTGCGGTTGCAAAACCTGGGTTTCCACCGCCACCACCTTGGATTTCTTTAGCTAAATCTTTTACAATCGCTCCAGCCTGATAATTGGTAGCCAAATCATCAGAAACTCCAACAGTGATCATTGGTTTTCCGTCTGCATCAGAAAGGATAATCGTTACAGAAGCAGGGATCTCTCTCTTTAACTGGAACACAATATCTTTCACAGAACCTGCGTCAAGAGATGTTTTCTTTACCAAAAGTTGTTTGTCTCCTTTTTGCTCATAAGCATTTTTCCAGTCACCGATTTCGCCTTTAGCTTTTTCTTTTTTAAAGGCTTCAACTTCAGCTTTCAAAGTTGCATTTTCTTCGATTAATTTTTCGATAGAACGAACAACATCTTTAGATTTTAACAACTGAGAAAGTTCAGTGACCTGCTTTTCTAAATTTTTAAAATATTCTTCTGATTTATCCCCCGAAATCGCCTCAATCCTTCTGATTCCTGCAGCCGCAGAACTTTCAGAAACAATTTTGAAATGACCGATTTCACTTGTATTTTTCACGTGAGTTCCACCGCAAAGTTCTTTTGAACTTCCAAACTGGATCATTCTCACGTTGTCACCGTATTTTTCACCGAACAAAGCCATTGCACCTTTATCCAGTGCTTCCTGGATCGGAATATTTCTGAACTCCTGCAATGCAATACTTTCTTTGATCTTTGCATTTACTTTTTCCTCAACCAAAGCCAATTCTTCTTCTGTCATTTTGTTGAAATGAGAGAAGTCGAAACGTAAATAATCAGGACCAACGTAAGAACCTTTTTGTTCAACGTGAGTTCCCAAAACATCTCTTAACGCTTCGTGTAACAAGTGAGTCACAGAGTGGTTGGCCTGGGAATTCTTTCTGTCGGTCGCATTTACTTTAGCGTAGAAAACTGTGCTTGCATCTTTAGGAAGTCCGTTGATTAAAGAAATAATCAATCCGTTTTCTTTTTTCGTTTCCAAAACTTCGAAACTTTCAGCAGCATTTTCAAGAACCCCCTTATCTCCAACTTGTCCACCACCTTCAGGGTAGAAAGGAGTGTTGCTTAACACAACCTGATAAAATTCTCCGTCTTTATTTTCTACTTTTCTGTATTTTGTAATATGAGTTTTCGCTTCAATCTGGTCGTAACCTACGAACTTTGGTTCCTGCTCTTCTAAAACTACCCAGTCATACACTTTCTGAGCAGAATCAGCTTTTGAACGCTGTTTTTGTTCATTTAAAGCAACTTCAAATCCTTTTTCATCAATCGTTAATCCTTTTTCCTCGGCGATAATTCTTGTTAAGTCATCCGGGAAACCGTAAGTGTCATATAATTCGAAAACTTCTTCCGTAGGCAACACTTTAGCATTGTTGGCAATCGTCTGCTGGATTAATTTTTCAACTCTGATTAATCCTGTTTCAATCGTTCTTAAGAAAGATTCCTCTTCACTTTTGATCACTTCAGTCACTAAAACGCCTTGTTTTTCCAATTCAGGGAAGAATTTACCCATTTGTTCCTGAAGCACAGCAACCAATTTATAAAGGAAAGGCTCTTTCATATCCAGGAATCTGTAAGAATAAGAAGTTCCTCTTCTTAAAATTCTTCTGATCACATAACCAGCTCCTCCGTTTGATGGTAATTGTCCGTCTGCAATCGCAAAAGAAACCGCTCTGATGTGGTCTACCACAACACGGATCGCAATATCTTTTTCGTCTTCTAAAACTCCGGTATATTTTTTACCTGAAAGTTCCTCAACTTTAGCAATCAGAGGTGTGAAAACATCGGTGTCGTAGTTTGAAGATTTCCCCTGAAGTGCCATACAAAGACGTTCGAAGCCCATTCCGGTATCAATATGTTTGGCAGGAAGGTTTTCCAAGCTTCCGTCTGCTTTACGGTTGTATTGCATGAAAACCAGATTCCAGATTTCCACAACCTGAGGATGGTCCTTATTCACCAGTTCAAGTCCTGAAACTTTCGCTTTTTCTTCATCACTTCTTAAATCAACATGAATTTCAGAACAAGGTCCGCAAGGTCCGCTTGCGCCCATTTCCCAGAAATTATCTTTTTTGTTTCCATTGATAATTCTATCCTCAGAAATATGAGATTTCCAGAAATCATAAGCATCCTGATCTCTGTCAAGATTTTCAGAGGTATCACCTTCAAAAATAGTTACATAAAGGTTTTCTTTCGGAATTCCATACACTTCCGTCAACAATTCCCAGGCAAAAGCAATAGCATCTTTTTTGAAATAATCACCGAAAGACCAGTTCCCCAACATCTCAAACATGGTGTGGTGATAGGTATCTCTACCCACATCATCCAGATCATTATGCTTTCCTGAAACTCTTAAACATTTTTGAGTATCGGCAATTCTTGAGGCTTTAGGCTCTTTGTATCCTAAAAAATAATCTTTGAACTGCGTCATTCCTGAGTTGGAAAACATAAGGGTAGGGTCGTCTTTCAGCACGATAGGAGCCGAAGGAACGATAAGGTGACCCTTACTTTGAAAATAATCTAAAAATTTTTGACGAATCTCTTGTGATGTCATAATGATATATATTGCTTTGCTTTTTACAATTTTTTGATAAGATGCAAATTTACTATTTTTAGCTGATTTAGTTTCAATTTATTAATACTTTTAGGAAGATTCGTATTAAGAATTTAAAACATTATTGGAAGCTATTTTTTCTTTTAAACTTATTGTTTTTGATTTTCGGCGGCGGCTTAGCCGCCGCCGAAAATCAAAAACAAACTGAAACAATTGTTAAAATCATAGTAGATATGATAATGTTGTAAACCGCCCCGTCAAAAATTCTTCCGAATTTTCGCCACCCCTCCAAGGGAGGAAAATTTTGAGACCGTATATTTTCTTGTTCTTTTCCTTTTAACTTATTATCTTCGTGATTATCTGAAAAGATAAAAGTTGAGTATGACAAAAAACGAAACAATCAAAACCTGGATAGAAGAATATTCAGGACCATTGTTGAGAAGGGCAGTATATCTGCTTTCAGATAAAGTTGAAGCGGAAGATGTGGTTCAGGAAGTTTTTATTTCGGCTTTTTCGTCATATGATTCTTTTGAGGGAAAAAGTCAGCCATTAACTTGGCTGATGACTATTTTAAACAGAAAAGTTGCGGACTTTTATCGAAAAAAATATAAATCCGAACCATCAATAAAACTAGACCATTTTTTTGATGAAACCGGTTCGTGGAAAAATGATGATGTCCTTAATGATTGGGATGCTTCCAACAAAGAGGCCGAGCTTCTCGATGATAAAGATTTTAATAAAACATTGGAAGATTGTATTGAAGATTTACCCTCCAGATGGAAGATTCCGATGAAAATGTATTATCTTGAAGAAAAAAAAGCACCTGAAGTGAGTCAGGAATTGAATATTTCCACGACTAATCTTTGGAAGATTTTACAACGAAGCCGAATGCAGTTGCGAGAGTGTCTGGAGTTTAACTGGTTTGCAAAATCATAAGGATTAAAAAAGATGTTAAAAAAACTAATACATATGATCTTTTTACCATGCAGTGAAGTTACTTTGCTCATGGAAAAACGCAATGCTGAAAACATTTCTTCCTCAGAGAACTGGAAGCTCTCCCTGCATCTTAAAATTTGTAAATGGTGCAGAGCTTACAAACAAAAACTGGAAATTTTAGATGATATTTTAAAAAGAAAACTTTCCCAGGACAAATAAAATCGTTGTCAGGATTTTGAAAATGTTCCGACTATACTTTTGAAAATAAGCAAAGTATTAATTCAAAATCATTAAAATGAACGGAACTGTACTAAAAATCAATAAAGAAAGCCGAACGGGCAGAATCGGATATTATATCTCGCTTTTCGGAGCTGCCTTGGTCTTACTTTGGATCGGAATATTCAAATTTACTCCGACAGAAGCAGAAGGAATAAAACACTTGGTAGAAAACCATTTCCTCACTTTTTTCGTATATGATATTGTAAGTGTCCAGACAGTGTCAGATGCTATCGGAGCGATAGAAATTATCATTGCTTTACTATTACTATTTAGTGTGAAATTTGCATCTCTCAGAAAGTATGCGGCTATCGGAATGATTGTAACTTTTCTTATGACAATAAGTTATTTATTTACGACTCCGGGAATCTGGAGAATGGTAGACGGGGTTCCAGTTACAGACTTCTTTATTTTAAAGGATCTGATGCTTTTAGGATTTGGTTTAATGATTTTAAATGAAAAAAATGATCACAAATAAAAAGATAAAAATGAAAAACATATTAATATTGCTTGGAGTAATTCTGGGTATAGCAGTTTTTGCTGCAAGCTGTGGAGATTCTAAACCGAAATCCACAGAAATTAAAGAAAAAAATGAGACCGTTATGGATAATAAAAACGTAAAAGAAATCTATTTTGCAGGAGGATGTTTTTGGGGAACTGAGCACTTTTTTCAACAAATTCGCGGAGTGGTAGGAACAGAGGTTGGATATGCCAATGGAAATAAAGAAAATCCTACGTATGAAGAAGTGGTAAGTCATACCACGGGCTTTGCGGAAACTGTAAAAGTAAAATATGATCCTGAACAGGTAGATTTAAAACTATTAATTGATTTGTATTTTAAAACCATTGATCCTACGAGTTTAAATAAGCAGGGAAATGACAGAGGAGATCAGTATAGAACAGGGATTTATTCAACAGATGAAGAAACGGAAGCTATTGTAAAAGCTGAGGTTCAAAAATTAGCTAAAAATTATAACAAACCTGTTGTGGTAGAAACGATTCCTTTGAAAAATTTCTACAAGGCAGAAGATTATCATCAGGATTATTTAGACAAAAACCCGGGAGGATATTGCCATATTGAACCTGGATTATTTGAAATGGCGAGAAATGCAAACCCGCTTCCTAAAAAACAAACAAAAGAAATGAAGTATCAAAAAAAAGATAAAGCAGTATTAAAAAAAGAATTAACGGCTGAACAGTATAACGTAACTCAGGAAAACGCTACGGAAAGAGCATTCCAAAATGAATACTGGGATGAAACCCGCGAAGGAATTTATGTGGATATTACAACAGGAGAGCCTTTATTTATTTCAACCGATAAATTTGAATCAGGTTGTGGATGGCCAAGTTTTTCAAAACCAATTTCCAAGCAGCTGATTGATGAGAAATTAGACCGTTCTTACGGAATGACAAGAGTGGAAGTAAGAAGCAAAACGGGAGATGCACATTTGGGGCACGTTTTCAATGACGGACCAGAAGACAAAGGCGGACTCCGTTACTGTATCAATTCCGCTTCTTTAAAGTTTATCCCTAAAGCGGAAATGAAAGACAAAGGATATGGAGACTATATTTCTTTACTTGAAAAAGATAAGAAGTAAATATATAATTAAGTAAGGTGTTTTTAAGACTGTCGAAAGGCAGTCTTTTTTAATTGTAAATCCACATCAGAACCGGTTTAGATGTTGCTTTTAAGATAGGATCAATTTCTCTTAAGGCATTGTTTGAAACTGTCGGACAGCCCCAACCTTCTGGTGAACCTTGCGGATAAATTTCAT
Above is a genomic segment from Chryseobacterium geocarposphaerae containing:
- a CDS encoding DUF5686 family protein — encoded protein: MSKLLSTLFLFSTVFFFGQTQLKVINKSNKQPIHNAAVYCDDELLGKTDFNGNLSLKTKCKKVEILASNYEDVSADVKKSMEISMQPLSEKMDNIDKVIISDKSDPKALRILDEVNKRAKENSPKSLDSYNFKSYSKFSIDVDKDSIDAYKNFLAVRKDSLSKVDKKDLKQKEKDKKDSLIAEDFISASEESQMFLWEKATEYKYSKSFGEKTNIIDNRMSGFKNPIYEALAINISNLDRIPRQLRPENRKLFNFYLSDTLQLDGRKTYLIKFKEITDKKKQNPRKFNGKIYIDSETYALKKFESINKKQNEGNIVSVWKPINGKWFLDSEDIKLKMGDQSFDTSKKDSLKPGEKPKYNQKKFGNYLYVKNRFFDFDINAEQKASEFKGYSLEMKNSDGSLLDKYRTDSLTARESATYTKIDSFVQKNDFEKKLNTLTQLMRGNIRYKMIDFDITKLFSYDKYQGIRLGAGLKLNENFNKTFSPDGYFGYGFKDHTWKYGLGLDVKLSDKRTSVFRLDYVDDVFAAGRFSNNMWDMMMKVSDMNLDLHNGTFYKNQKWGASFLYDISNSLSMKIAVNKEKQKALFDYQYKNLGNSFDNTSATLSLKFAPNDKNIMTPSGKYTYEKAYPQIFLNYEKGFEALGGDLDYNRLDALIIHQFRSKLGYTNIKLFGGISSGNAPIWKNFEIAGQNDANVDHWYSNISTPSNLGFATMPSGTFFADKFAAFKISQSLPFRFKTIGARYSSIELEYQAAIGNLKDRENHQFQFQILDHYYQEVGLMWNRFLGRSFGVGFSYRLGYYQTSQFKDNFGIKIKFSLLN
- the alaS gene encoding alanine--tRNA ligase, which produces MTSQEIRQKFLDYFQSKGHLIVPSAPIVLKDDPTLMFSNSGMTQFKDYFLGYKEPKASRIADTQKCLRVSGKHNDLDDVGRDTYHHTMFEMLGNWSFGDYFKKDAIAFAWELLTEVYGIPKENLYVTIFEGDTSENLDRDQDAYDFWKSHISEDRIINGNKKDNFWEMGASGPCGPCSEIHVDLRSDEEKAKVSGLELVNKDHPQVVEIWNLVFMQYNRKADGSLENLPAKHIDTGMGFERLCMALQGKSSNYDTDVFTPLIAKVEELSGKKYTGVLEDEKDIAIRVVVDHIRAVSFAIADGQLPSNGGAGYVIRRILRRGTSYSYRFLDMKEPFLYKLVAVLQEQMGKFFPELEKQGVLVTEVIKSEEESFLRTIETGLIRVEKLIQQTIANNAKVLPTEEVFELYDTYGFPDDLTRIIAEEKGLTIDEKGFEVALNEQKQRSKADSAQKVYDWVVLEEQEPKFVGYDQIEAKTHITKYRKVENKDGEFYQVVLSNTPFYPEGGGQVGDKGVLENAAESFEVLETKKENGLIISLINGLPKDASTVFYAKVNATDRKNSQANHSVTHLLHEALRDVLGTHVEQKGSYVGPDYLRFDFSHFNKMTEEELALVEEKVNAKIKESIALQEFRNIPIQEALDKGAMALFGEKYGDNVRMIQFGSSKELCGGTHVKNTSEIGHFKIVSESSAAAGIRRIEAISGDKSEEYFKNLEKQVTELSQLLKSKDVVRSIEKLIEENATLKAEVEAFKKEKAKGEIGDWKNAYEQKGDKQLLVKKTSLDAGSVKDIVFQLKREIPASVTIILSDADGKPMITVGVSDDLATNYQAGAIVKDLAKEIQGGGGGNPGFATAGGKNLDGLENAYQKALSI
- a CDS encoding RNA polymerase sigma factor; protein product: MTKNETIKTWIEEYSGPLLRRAVYLLSDKVEAEDVVQEVFISAFSSYDSFEGKSQPLTWLMTILNRKVADFYRKKYKSEPSIKLDHFFDETGSWKNDDVLNDWDASNKEAELLDDKDFNKTLEDCIEDLPSRWKIPMKMYYLEEKKAPEVSQELNISTTNLWKILQRSRMQLRECLEFNWFAKS
- a CDS encoding DUF417 family protein; this translates as MNGTVLKINKESRTGRIGYYISLFGAALVLLWIGIFKFTPTEAEGIKHLVENHFLTFFVYDIVSVQTVSDAIGAIEIIIALLLLFSVKFASLRKYAAIGMIVTFLMTISYLFTTPGIWRMVDGVPVTDFFILKDLMLLGFGLMILNEKNDHK
- the msrB gene encoding peptide-methionine (R)-S-oxide reductase MsrB, which translates into the protein MKNILILLGVILGIAVFAASCGDSKPKSTEIKEKNETVMDNKNVKEIYFAGGCFWGTEHFFQQIRGVVGTEVGYANGNKENPTYEEVVSHTTGFAETVKVKYDPEQVDLKLLIDLYFKTIDPTSLNKQGNDRGDQYRTGIYSTDEETEAIVKAEVQKLAKNYNKPVVVETIPLKNFYKAEDYHQDYLDKNPGGYCHIEPGLFEMARNANPLPKKQTKEMKYQKKDKAVLKKELTAEQYNVTQENATERAFQNEYWDETREGIYVDITTGEPLFISTDKFESGCGWPSFSKPISKQLIDEKLDRSYGMTRVEVRSKTGDAHLGHVFNDGPEDKGGLRYCINSASLKFIPKAEMKDKGYGDYISLLEKDKK